Proteins from a genomic interval of Quercus robur chromosome 9, dhQueRobu3.1, whole genome shotgun sequence:
- the LOC126700915 gene encoding aspartic proteinase CDR1-like — protein MASSVRFHPCFLVASILSYYVIGLLATAHNVPQTQLTLHKDQHIMKFSIGTPPVDFYGTADTGSNLVWTQCLPCDACFKQIYPMFDSKESSTYREISCQSEECRILLDEATCSPQNICNYKTGYATGLSKGVWAKEKVTINSTSGQAVSFDIAFGCAHNTGGFHYEGHATGIIGLGAGPLSFVSQIGSKRFSYCLVPYGTDPSITGKISFGNGSEVVGDGVVSTPYVGGDQYYLTLEGISVGDTYVPFNSSGKVSKGNICMDSGSPPLTLPPDFYDRLVVEVKKQISIDPIKNDTLLGTRLCYRTEITNENGPILTVHFEGADVELKPIQTFNRPVKEYEYYCFAITNIANTELDFKDGAGLYGSNVQANFLIGYDLETKMVSFKPTDCTKL, from the coding sequence ATGGCAAGCAGTGTCAGATTTCATCCATGCTTCCTTGTTGCCTCTATTCTCTCATATTATGTTATAGGCCTTTTGGCTACAGCTCATAATGTCCCCCAAACACAATTAACACTACACAAAGATCAACATATCATGAAATTCTCAATTGGCACTCCACCAGTAGACTTCTATGGCACTGCAGATACAGGCAGTAACCTTGTGTGGACACAATGTCTACCTTGTGATGCCTGCTTCAAACAGATTTATCCCATGTTCGATTCTAAAGAGTCCTCCACATACCGCGAAATTTCTTGTCAATCAGAAGAATGTCGTATACTATTGGATGAAGCCACTTGTTCTCCTCAAAATATTTGCAATTACAAGACTGGATATGCTACTGGTTTGTCCAAAGGTGTTTGGGCCAAAGaaaaagttaccattaattctACCTCAGGGCAAGCGGTTTCCTTTGACATTGCTTTTGGATGTGCACACAACACAGGTGGCTTCCATTACGAAGGCCATGCAACGGGAATTATTGGGTTAGGAGCAGGGCCTTTGTCCTTTGTTTCACAAATTGGTAGCAAGAGGTTTTCTTATTGCTTGGTACCATATGGTACTGATCCTAGTATTACAGGCAAGATAAGTTTCGGCAATGGCAGTGAAGTTGTGGGTGATGGTGTGGTTTCAACACCATATGTAGGTGGAGATCAATATTATTTGACACTAGAAGGAATTAGTGTTGGAGACACATATGTACCCTTTAACTCTTCAGGTAAGGTTTCTAAGGGCAACATTTGTATGGATTCAGGATCACCACCATTGACTTTGCCACCAGATTTTTATGATCGCTTAGTGGTGGAAGTGAAGAAGCAGATTTCAATTGATCCCATTAAAAATGACACTCTTTTGGGGACACGGCTTTGTTATAGAACTGAAATTACTAATGAAAATGGACCAATATTGACTGTCCATTTTGAAGGAGCAGATGTGGAGTTAAAGCCCATACAAACTTTCAATCGACCAGTTAAAGAATATGAATATTACTGCTTTGCAATTACAAATATTGCAAATACTGAGTTGGATTTTAAGGATGGCGCAGGATTATATGGTAGCAATGTTCAAGCAAATTTTTTGATTGGGTATGACTTGGAAACAAAGATGGTCTCCTTCAAGCCAACTGATTGCACCAAACTGTAG